AGCAACATGCCCAGCCCGTCGACGGTAACGCATTTGGCCTGTTCCGCTTCGCGCAAGAGCCTTGTTTGCAACGGTGTATAGACAAGATCGCAAACTGTCGTGCCGGCACGTAGACCGTCGAGCGGCACCCGGAATTCAGGTTTGCCGACCATGCCGAGCGATGTCGTATTGACAACGGTCGCCGCGTCGTCGAGCACGTTTCCGGCCTGGACCCAGTCGACGACCGTGATGCGATGACCGAATTCGTCGCGCAGGTTTTCGGCACGCAATCGGGTGCGATTGGTCAACCGGATTTCCGGAGCGCCGACATCAAGCAGGGATGCGACGACCGCCCGCGCGGCGCCACCCGCGCCGAAGACCACAATCGGACCCGCCGCAGCGCGCCACTTCGGCGCGGATTGCCGGAGGTTTTCGATGAACCCGTAACCGTCGGTATTGTCGGCATGGATCTTGCCATCCTTGCGGAAGATCAGCGTATTCGCTGCACCGATTAGGGTTGCCCGATCGCTGATCTGATCGGCGATGTCCATCACCTGTTCCTTGTAGGGAATAGTGACATTGACACCGACGAAACCGATCTCGGGAAGCAAGCGCAGCGTATCGGCCAGCCGCGCTGCCGGCACGTCCATCGGGATGTAGTGACCCGGCAATCCGTACTTGCGCAACCAATGCGCATGAAGACGGGGTGACTTGGAGTGGGCAATGGGTGATCCGATCACGCCGGCCAGGGGAATGCGATCTGGGCTCATGCTGGGATTGTTCCGGTGAGGGACAGATTGTTGAGGAGCGGCAGTAACGGCAGACCAAGAATGGTGAAATGGTCGCCGTCGATCCGGGCAAAGAGCCGCACGCCTTCCTCCTCGAGCTTGTAGCCACCGACCGAGGATGCGACGGAAGGCCAGTTCCGATCAAGGTAGGCGTCGAGATAAGCATCCGAAAAGCGACGCATCGTCAGGCGGGCGGTGTCGACGTGGCGCCAGACAGGATTGCCGTCGCGATAGAGAACCGCTGCCGAATGCAGACTGTGTTGACGCCCCCGCAAAACAATCAATTGGTCGCGGGCCTCGTCCCGGGTTTCGGGTTTGGAGAGGACGGTGTCTTCAAACTCGAGAACCTGGTCACAACCAAGAACAAGCGACTGCGGATGGCGTGCGGCGATCTTTCGTGCCTTGCTTTCGGCCAATGCGTCGGCGATGTCACGCGCCGTCGCGCCTTCGGCACGCAGTGAGGCCTTCACGGCGTCTTCGTCGATCCGGGGCGAATCGATATCGAAGGTCAGCCCTGCCGACGAGAGCATTTGAGCGCGGATGTGCGACCCGGATGCGAGGATCAAAGCAGTTTTCATGGGGTGAATTTGTGGAAAACCGGGGTGAATGTCTGTCGGTTGTTCTGGGGAATAAGCGGGTGGGTTGCAAGCCGGTGGAGTGTATGCGGGTTTTTCCGCCTGTTCCGCTCGTTTGCGCATCTCGGGAAAAGGAAAACCCGATCACGTGGAACGAAAGGCCCGAAGCTGAGGTTTCCGACAGAATACCAACAAAATGGCTTAGACTGGTTTATCTTGTTAACATATTGATTTATATTCTTTTTTTCTAGAATTCTCCTGTCGATGCCTTGTTTGATCCAGAGCAATTTCCACATCTTGACGCCTGTGGACCGATCTGTGTGGACTTCGTTAATCCACAGGATCAGAGCAGACTAGAACCAACAAATACTCTTTTTCTTTCTCATTCTTTTATTGGTTCCCGTGGCCAGTGCTGCGCGATTGACAGGCTGTGCTCCGACGTTTAGGTCGGGGATGCCTTCGGTCCCGAAGGTCGTCTCCTTAATGAACGCGCTAAGCCGGACCTGGTCCGCGAGAGGTCATGCCATGATCATTGAAAAGCTGAACCTTGCCGATCTGAAGGCAAAGAGCCCCAAGGATCTTCTGGCTATGGCCGAGGAACTTGAGATCGAGAACGCCTCGACGATGCGCAAGGGGGAGATGATGTTCCAGATCCTGCGCGAGCGGGCGGACGAGGGTTGGGACATCTTCGGTGATGGCGTCTTGGAGGTGCTTCAGGACGGCTTTGGTTTCCTGCGGTCGCCGGAAGCGAATTACCTGCCTGGTCCGGACGACATCTATGTCAGCCCGGAAATGATCCGAAAATACTCCTTGAGAACCGGTGATACGATCGAGGGAGAGATCAAGGCTCCTGATGAGAACGAACGCTACTTTGCCCTGGTTTCGGTAACGAAGATCAATTTCGAGGATCCCGACAAGGCCCGTCACAAGATCGCGTTCGACAACCTGACGCCATTGTATCCGGACGAACGGCTGAAGATGGAAATCGAGGATCCGACGATCAAGGATCGATCGGCCCGGATCATCGATCTAGTATCGCCGATCGGAAAAGGTCAGCGCAGCCTGATCGTGGCGCCGCCGCGGACAGGGAAAACGGTTCTTTTGCAGAACATTGCGCATTCGATCGAGAAGAACCATCCGGAATGCTATCTGATCGTGCTGCTGATCGATGAACGACCGGAAGAAGTGACGGACATGCAGCGTTCGGTAAAGGGCGAGGTGATATCTTCAACGTTCGACGAACCGGCCACGCGGCATGTGGCGGTCAGCGAGATGGTGATCGAGAAGGCCAAGCGACTGGTTGAACACAAGCGGGACGTGGTCATTCTGCTTGATTCGATCACGCGACTGGGACGCGCGTTCAATACGGTTGTGCCATCGTCGGGAAAGGTATTGACCGGCGGTGTTGATGCCAATGCGTTGCAACGTCCCAAAAGGTTTTTCGGTGCCGCACGGAACATCGAAGAGGGTGGATCTCTGACCATCATCGCGACCGCGCTGATCGATACCGGCTCGCGCATGGACGAGGTGATCTTTGAAGAATTCAAGGGTACCGGCAACTCGGAGATCGTGTTGGACCGCAAGGTTGCCGACAAGCGTGTGTTCCCGGCGATCGATATCCTGAAGTCGGGAACCCGGAAGGAAGATCTGCTTGTCGACAAGATCGATTTGCAGAAAACGTTCGTGTTGCGGCGCATTCTGAACCCGATGGGTACGACCGACGCGATCGAATTCCTTTTGTCGAAGCTCAAGCAGACCAAGACGAACTCGGAATTCTTTGACTCGATGAACAGCTAAAGGCGCTTGGAGGCGACTTTGGACACGATCTTTGCGCAGGCAAGTGCGCCTGGAAAGGCGGGCGTGGCCGTCATTCGTGTGTCAGGGCCACTGGCGTTTCAAGCGGTCGAACATCTTGCGGGTGACATACCGAAACCGCGATACGCAGCATTGCGGAAACTGAAAACCCCTGGTGGCGAGGTGATCGACGAAGCGTTGGTGCTTTGTTTTGCGGAAAACGCCAGCTTCACCGGAGAGCGGGTCGTCGAGTTCCAGCTGCACGGGAGCATCGCCGTCGTGGCGTCGGTAATGGGCGAGTTGACGGTTCTGAAGGGGTTTCGGCCCGCCGAGCCGGGTGAGTTCACGCGGCGGGCTTTGGAGAACGGCCGATTGGATCTCGCGCAGGTGGAAGCTCTCGCGGATTTGATAGATGCAGAGACGGAAGCACAGCGTGAACAGGCCATGCGACTGTTTTCCGGTGCCCTTGGCCAAGCGGTTGCCGTCTGGCGCGACAAGCTGATCCATGCGCTGTCGCTTTTGGAGGCCACGCTTGATTTCGCCGATGAGGAGGTGCCCGTTGATGTCACACCGGATGTCTTGGGTTTGGTGACCACCGTCAAGGAAGACGTCGAACGCGAACTTCGAGGTTATTCTGCCGCTGAGCGAATACGCAGCGGGTTCGAAGTGGCGATCGTCGGCGCTCCGAACGTGGGGAAATCCACTTTGCTGAATCGTCTCGCGGGCCGTCAAGCCGCGATCGTTTCAGCGGTAGCGGGAACGACGCGAGACGTGATCGAAGTGAGGATGGATATCAAGGGCCTAGCGGTGACGTTTCTGGACACGGCTGGGCTGAGAGAAACCGACGATGAGATTGAGGCGATCGGCGTCGATCTGGCCCGGCGCCGTGCCGCGAACGCGGATCTGCGTGTTTTCCTGGTTGATGACTCGGTAGCAACGGGCATTGTTGCGCAACCGGATGATATCGTGGTTCGATCGAAAATCGACCTTCGTGGCGGCGAGGGGATCTCAGCGGTCACTGGTGAAGGTATCGATGCGCTCTTGTCGCGGCTGCATGGTATACTTGTTCGGAGAAGCGCGAATGCTGGACTTGTCACACGGGAAAGACACCGCGCAGCTATGATTGATGGGCAGCAACGCCTAGGTAACGCGTTGGCACTGCTTGCTCGGGGTCCAGATGTGTATGACCAGGTGGCGGAGGAACTTCGTCTTGCTGTGCGACGACTGGCGCATGTAATGGGTAAGGTGGATGTCGAGGACATCTTGGATTCGGTCTTCAATCGCTTTTGTCTTGGGAAGTGAGGAGTGTTTCACGTGAAACACGGTGGCTTCGATGTTGTGGTAATCGGTGGCGGTCACGCTGGAACAGAAGCGGCGGCGGCTGCCTCTCGGATGGGTGCACGGACCGCGCTGGTCACGTTCCAAAAGGACGATCTTGGTGTGATGTCGTGCAACCCGGCGATCGGAGGGCTTGGGAAGGGCCATCTTGTACGGGAGATCGACGCGATGGACGGCCTGATGGGTCGTGTCGCGGATCGCGCCGGCATTCAGTTTCGCCTGTTGAACCGGCGCAAAGGTCCGGCTGTTCAAGGCCCTCGCGCACAAGCAGATCGTCGCCTCTATCGCGCAGCGATGTCAGAAGAAGTTCTCGCGTTACCTGGCCTTGCTGTCGTTGTCGGAGAAGTCGTGGATATCGTCCCGGCGGGTCAGCTGTCATTCCGCGTGATCCTGGCAGACGGGTCGGAGGTTGCAGCGCGCACCGTCGTTCTGACCACGGGAACTTTCTTACGTGGGACGGTTCATATCGGCGATCGTTCGTTTACCGCGGGAAGGATGGGCGCGCAGCCATCCAATCGGCTCGCAGATCGCTTGCGGGGGTTCGATCTGCCGTTTGGGCGGCTCAAAACCGGTACTCCCCCACGACTGGATGGTCGTACGATTGCCTGGGATCAACTTGAGATGCAGCCTGGCGATGACGAACCAGTGATGTTTTCGTTCCTGTCCAAAGCACCCGTGGCCCGGCAAATCAGTTGTGGCATCACGCACACAAACCCTGCGACACACGAGATCATAGAAGAAAACCTAGCGCGTTCTGCAATGTACGGTGGTCGGATCGCCGGCGTCGGTCCGAGATATTGCCCATCGATCGAAGACAAGGTCGTGCGCTTTGCGGACAAGAACGCGCACCAGGTTTTTCTGGAACCGGAGGGTCTGGACGATCACACGGTATATCCGAACGGGATATCCACGTCTTTGCCGGAAGATGTGCAGGTTCGATACGTTCGGACGATGAAAGGCTTGGAGCGCGTCGACATTCTGCAACCCGGTTACGCAATCGAATATGACTACGTGGATCCGCGTTCTCTTGACAGCCGACTAAGCCTCATGTCCTGCCCTGGCTTTTTTCTCGCGGGGCAGATCAACGGCACCACCGGCTATGAGGAAGCTGCGGCGCAAGGTCTTGTGGCGGGATTGAACGCTGCGGCCATGGCCGCGGATCGCGATCAGGTGGCTTTCAGCCGTGCCGAGTCATATATCGGTGTGATGATTGATGATCTTGTGACGAGGGGAGTCACCGAGCCGTATCGGATGTTCACATCGCGAGCCGAGTTTCGTCTCACACTGCGCGCGGACAATGCGGATCAACGTCTGACGCCCATGGCAATCGACTTGGGTGTGGTTAGCGATCGCCGAAGAACGGCGTTCGAAGAAAAAATGGAGAAGTTGAACGCGGCCAGGGTTGTTCTGCGGGAAACAAGATTTTCGCCTTCCGAGCTCTCCGCTTTGGGTGTTGAGGTGAACAAGGACGGCCCACGCCGCAGTGCGTACGAACTTCTATCTTTCCCTGATGTTACGTTGCCTGCTTTGACCAGTCTCGCGGCAAGTCTGGATCAGATCGAACCAGTCATCGGCGAACAGCTGGAGCGCGAGGCTCTCTACGCGAATTACCTCGATCGTCAGGCGCAGGACATCGATGCGCTGCGACGCGAAGAGCGCACCGTCATCCCGCGCGACTTCGATTATCTGGGGATGTCGGGTTTGTCTAAGGAACTTCAGTCGAAATTGGTATTCCACAAGCCGGAAACACTGGCACAAGCCGGAAAGATCGACGGCATGACACCGGCGGCGCTGGCGCTTATCTTGGCAAAGTTGCGTCAATCACGCCGCAAATCGGCATGACGTCACGCGCACTTGCAACGGACGTTTCACGTGAAACACAAGACAGGTTGTCTACCTTCGTCAAGCTGTTGAAAACGTGGAATCAAGCAATCAACCTGGTTGCCCGCACGGATGAGCATGATCTCTGGACGCGGCATGTCGCGGATTCGCTGCAGGTTTTCGAACTCTCCCCCGAGACCAAGCAGAGCTGGCTGGATCTGGGCAGCGGCGGTGGTTTCCCTGGGTTGGTTGTCGCGATCGTCGCTGCCGAGAAGCAACCAGACCTGTCCGTCACCCTGATCGAAAGTGATGCCAGGAAGTCCGCGTTCCTGCGGACGGTCGTTCGCGAAGCCGGCTTGAAAACCACGGTGTTGCCTACCAGGATCGAACGCGCATCTCCGCAGGGCGCAGACGTTATCAGCGCTCGCGCCTTGGCAGCTTTGACCAAGCTTCTCGGTCTGGCAAGCCGTCATGGAACGCCGAACACCACCTATCTTTTTCCCAAGGGCGAAAACTGGAAAAAAGAGATCGCGGAGGCGCAGAAGACGTGGCGTTTCAATGCCGAGCCAATTACAAGCAGAACCAACGAAAACGCCGTGATCCTGCGCTTGAAAGAGGTGATCCATGTCTGATCCGACACGACCGCCGGGCCCGAAAATCATTGCGGTCGCCAACCAAAAAGGTGGGGTTGGCAAAACCACCACCACGATCAACCTCGGCGCGGCCTTGGCCGAACTGAACCTGAAGGTTCTGGTTGTCGACCTGGACCCTCAAGGAAACGCGTCCACCGGACTTGGTGTCGAACCGGAAGATCGGCAGCACACGACATACGATCTCTTGACCGGCGAGCGCGAACTCGCAGAAGTCGTGAAAGGCAGCGATATCGAAAACCTCAGCATTGTTCCTGCCAATGTCGATCTGAGCTCTGCCGACATCGAACTGATCTCGAACGCCAAGCGCAGTTTCCTGCTACATGACGCGCTTAGGCAGACGGCCATGGATCGGTTCGGTTTCGACTATGTGTTGATCGATTGCCCGCCGTCGCTCAATCTGCTGACCGTCAATGCGATGGTCGCCGCGCACTCCGTTCTTATCCCGCTTCAAAGCGAGTTTTTCGCGTTGGAAGGTTTGTCGCAGTTGATGCTGACATTGCGCGAAATCCGCCTGTCCGCGAATCCCGACCTTCGCATCGAAGGCGTGGTCCTCACGATGTTTGATCGCCGAAACAACCTGTCTCAGCAAGTCGAGGCCGACGCGCGCGCAAATCTTGGTGAGGTGGTCTTCGACACCGTCATTCCCAGAAATGTACGCCTCAGCGAAGCACCGTCCTTTGCGCTGCCCGTCCTGCAGTACGACGGACAATCGAAAGGTGCGCAAGCGTATCGCGCGCTTGCCGCCGAGCTGATCAGAAAAAACCAGAAGATAGCGGCATAAAGGCAGGAGTTTCCTTTCATGGCTCAGAGCAAGGATACAAGGCGCGGACTTGGTCGCGGCCTGTCGGCGCTGATGGCGGATGTCGACCCCAGCGGCCGATCAGACGAACAGTCTGACTCGGCACGGCGGCCCGAAAGAACCATTCCGATTGAAAAGATCGTCCCCAATCCCGATCAGCCACGCCGCGCATTCACATCGGAACAGCTTGAGGAACTGGCAGAATCGATCAGGGCAAAGGGCGTTCTTCAACCTCTGATTGTGCGAGAAAAGCCTGGAAACCCAGAGCTGTACGAGATCGTCGCCGGCGAACGCCGATGGCGGGCCGCGCAGATCGCCAAGCTGCACAGCCTTCCGGCGATCCTTCGCGATTATGATGACACCGAAGTGCTGGAAGTGGCGATCATCGAGAACATCCAGCGTGCCGATCTGAACGCCATCGAAGAAGCCGCGGGATATAGGCAACTGATGATGAAGTTCGGCCATACTCAGGAAAAAATGGCCGAAGCCCTGGGCAAGAGCCGTAGCCACATCGCCAACCTGCTTCGGTTGCTCAATCTCCCGGAGTCCGTCCAGGCCATGGTCAGCGATGGCCGCTTGTCTGCAGGGCATGCCCGGGCGCTGGTAACCGCCCCCGATCCGGAAGCCCTCGCAAAGCAGATCGTCGCAAAAGGATTGTCCGTTCGAGACGCCGAGAAGCTCGCCAAACGATCGGGAGAGCCTGCGACTCGCGACGCAAAGCGAAAGTCCGGAATTTCGTTCGACAAGGATGCCGACACCAAGGCACTCGAGGGGGATCTCACCGCGGCACTCGGCATGCGGGTTTCCGTCGATCACAAGCCAGGCGGCGAAGCGGGTCGCGTCACGATCACATACGACACGCTCGAACAACTCGACGCCTTGTGCATGGTACTCAGTTCGGGGCGTTAGTCAGGAGCCAACTCCGCAACAAGTCTATTCAACAGCAAGCGACCTCTTTGCGTTGCCCGCACGCATTGGCCGGAACGCTCGATCAGACCCTGATCTTCAAAAAAGACCAATTTTTCGTCCGTCAGGGCTTCCGGATGCATGCGCCTTGCGCGATCGACGTTCACGCCTTCCGAAAGGCGCAGACCCATCATGATGTATTCGGTGCTTCGCTCTTTCATCGACAGCAGCGAACGTTCCACTTCGGTTCGGCCGGTTGCCGCACGCGCCAGCCAGTCGTTCGGCATCCGGGCGGCGACCGTGGCAAATCTGTGTTCGCCCACCGTGATACGACCATGCGCACCCGGGCCGATGCCGACATAATCACCGTTGCGCCAATAGATCAGGTTGTGCCGCGACTCTGCGCCAGGTCGCGCGAAATTCGACACTTCATAGGCTGAAAACCCATGTGCGCGACACATATCGACCGTCATGTCGTAGAAATCGGCGGATAGATCCTCGTCCGGTAATCCCGGCAACCCTCCGGCCTTGGCGCGCGCCCAGAAGGCCGTACCGGGTTCAATCGTCAACTGGTACAGGGACAAATGATCGACGGCCAACGACAACGCTTCGCCCAATTCGGTCTCCCACTCGTCGAGTGTCTGGTCCTGCCGGGCATAGATCAGATCGAAACTGACGCGATCAAAAGCTTTCCGCGCAACGGAATAGGCCTCTTTGGCAGCCTCCACATCGTGCAGCCGACCCAGTCGCTTCAGGTCACGCGGCACCAAGGACTGCACGCCCAACGAAATCCGGTTCACCCCTGCATCGGCATAGTCGGAAAACCTCGCGATTTCGACGCTGCGCGGGTTTGCCTCTAGTGTGATTTCGATATCATTGGCCCAACGCCACACCGTCCGGCTGGCCGACAAAACGGCGTCCACCGTTTCCGCGGACATCAAAGAAGGTGTCCCGCCGCCGAAGAAGATCGAGTTCAGAACACGGTCTGGAACCTGTTCGGCATAGCGCCTCAGTTCGCCAACAAGCGCGTCCGCCCAGGGTTTTTGATCGGGAACATTCTGGACGTGGCTGTTGAAATCGCAATATGGACACTTGGCCTCGCAAAACGGCCAATGGACATAAAGGCCGAAACCGCCCTCGCGCCAATCGTCACGCAAAACAGCCCGCCACCAGCTTTGCAAAGGCATCGGCCCTGTGACTGATCCGGTTCTTTTCCCACCGGTCCATCTCGCCAAAGGTCAAGTCGTACCCATCGGGTTGAAATACCGGATCATACCCGTGACCTTGCGTCCCACGCATCGGCCAAACGATCCGACCTTCCATCACACCCGGAAACACCTCGTCGTGGCCATCGGGCCATGCCAGGACAAGAGTGCAGCAAAACCTGGCCGTCCAGGGCTGCGAGGCACCAGTTGCCAACAGCGCATCATGTGCCCGCGTCATCGCCAGATCGAAGTCCCGACCCGTCTCTGTCTCGGCCCAATCTGCCGTATATACCCCAGGAGCACCGTCAAGAGCGTCGATCTCGATCCCGGAATCATCGGCCAAGGCTGGCAGCCCTGTCGCCTTGGCCGCGGCATGGGCCTTGATCCTCGCGTTTTCCACGAACCGCGATCCGGTTTCCTCCGGTTCCGGCAATCCCAGTTCGGCCGCGCCCCTGACCGAAATCCCGAAAGGCGCGAGCAGATCGGCGATCTCTTCCAGCTTCCCCTGGTTATGGGTTGCAACCAAAAGTTGATCGCCGTCGAACCGACGTGTCATGCCACGGCCGCTTTCTGAACGGCGACCAGGTTCTGAACGCCGAGATCTGCGAGACCCATCAACGTGTCCAGTTCTTCTCGTGAAAACGCAGCACCTTCCGCCGACATCTGCACTTCGATCAATCTCCCGTCTCCACGCATGACGAAATTTCCGTCCACACCCGCTGCGCTGTCTTCCGGGTAATCCAGATCCAGGACCGGCTGCCCAGCGTAGATACCGCAACTCACTGCCGCTACAGGAGAAAGAAGCGGGTCCGAAAGCACATCTCCCGCCTTCATCAGCTTGTTGACGGCCAGCCGCAAGGCGACCCAACCGCCGGTGATCGCCGCACATCGCGTGCCCCCATCGGCCTGGAGGACATCGCAATCCACGGTGATCTGCCGTTCCCCAAGCGCCACACGGTCGACACCGGCGCGCAACGAACGCCCGATCAGCCTCTGGATTTCCACGGTGCGGCCACCCTGTTTGCCCGCGGCCGCCTCGCGGCGCATGCGCGAACTGGTCGACCGGGGCAACATGCCGTATTCCGCCGTCACCCAACCCAAACCGGAACCCTTGATGAAGGGTGGAACGCGCTCCTCGAGAGATGCCGTACACAAGACATGGGTGTCACCGATCTTGATCAGACAGGATCCTTCTGCGTGTTTGGTAACGTCCGTATCGATTGAAACGGCGCGCATCTCGCTTAAATCTCGTCCCGACGGTCTCATGTTGTTCCTTTCTGCGGTTGAGCCCGGGATAGACGCGCCGGCCCGTGTCGCGCAACCCCGATTGACGATCGGTCGCGGGGTCATTTAATGGCAGAGGTCCGAGGGTTTGCTCACATGGATGCCAACACGCTGCTCAGCCAATTGAACGACCGCTCGCGAGAGGTGTTTCGACGCGTGGTCGAAGGCTATCTGGATTCCGGCGAACCAGTCGGTTCGCGCACCTTGTCCCGTACCCTGACCGAAGGCATTTCAGCGGCCACGATTCGGAACGTGATGCAGGATCTGGAGTATCTCGGTCTGCTTGACAGTCCGCATGTCAGCGCCGGACGCATACCCACACAGCTTGGCCTGCGCCTTTTCGTCGACGGTTTGCTCGAAGTGCGTGATCTCGACCAGGAAGATCGGGCCGCGCTGGATGCCACGCTTGGAGACCAGCGCCGAGACGTCGGCGATCTGCTGGACCAGGTCGGATCGGCATTGTCCGGCGTGACCCATGGCGCGTCGCTTGTCCTGACGCCCAAACACGAGGCGCCGCTGAAGCATATCGAGTTCGTGAGCCTCGGCCATGATCGCGCCCTGGTGGTCATTGTCTTCGCCGATGGCCATGTCGAGAACCGGCTTTTCACGCCACCCCCGGGACAAACCCCCAGTTCGATGCGCGAAGCCGCGAATTTTCTGAACGCGCAGGTCGAAGGCCGCACGCTCAGCGAATTGCGCCAGGTGATGGTCAGGGAAATCGCGCAGCGCCGGCAAGAACTCGACACGCTGGCCGCAGATCTCGTCGAGTCGGGCCTTGCCCTGTGGTCTTCCGAAGATGACAGTTCGGCCCGTCTGATCGTGCGCGGCCGCGCCAATCTGTTGGAACACGAAGCCGTTGACGAGGAGCTTGACCGGATCCGCAGCCTGTTCGATGACCTCGAACGCAAACGCGACATCGCCGAGTTCCTCCAACTGGCAGAAGAAGGCGACGGTGTGCGAATTTTTATCGGTTCGGAGAACAAACTTTTTTCGCTTTCGGGTTCCTCTTTGGTCGTCTCTCCGTATATGAACGCTGATCGAAAAATCGTGGGCGCGGTCGGAGTCATCGGACCCACGCGCCTCAACTATGGCCGTATCGTCCCGATCGTGGACTACACGGCCCAACTGGTCGGAAGATTGATCACCGATCGGAGTCAAAGGTGAAACATGGCAGAGCGGACCGAAGACGACACTTTTCTGGATGACGTGGATCAGGCCGAGGCCGAAGCGATGGCACATGACCAGGAAATCGACCCGGTAGAAGCTGAACTGGATGCGCTCCGCGCCGAACGCGACGAGTTGAAAGACCGCATGTTGCGCGCGCTTGCGGATGCCGAAAACGCCCGAAAGCGTGCCGACAAGGACCGGCGCGAAGCGCAGGCCTATGGCGGGTCGCGCCTGGCGCGCGATTTGCTGCCGGTCTACGACAACCTGCAAAGGGCATTGAATGCCGCCCGCGACGAAGGCGACAAGGTCTCGACCGCGCTGGTCGAAGGTGTCGAGCTGACGCTGCGCGAATTGCTGAACGTGTTCGACAAGCATGGTGTCACCCGAATCGCTCCCGAGGTCGGCGAACGGTTCGATCCGCAACTGCACGAAGCCATGTTCGAAGCCCCGGTTCCCGGTACGCGTGCTGGCGACATCATCCAGGTCTCGGCAGAAGGGTTCCTACTCTATGATCGCTTGTTGCGCCCCGCGCAGGTCGGCGTCAGTTCGACCCCCGGAAAATAGACGCTAGCTTTTCAAAAGCGCCTTGAGATCATACAGCGCCTGCAAGGCTTCTCGCGGTGTCATTTCGTCTGGCAGCAACGCGTCCAGCCGGGTTTCCAGCTCGACTGGTTCGCGTTTGGGCGGCGGCTGTTGCGGAACCTGCGCCGCGAACAAGGGCAGGTCATCGATAAGCGCCTTTGGCGCGCTGCGTTCGCGGTCGCCTTGTTCCAACGCGTTCAGAACCACGCGGGCCCGTTCGATCACCGGCTTGGGCAGGCCGGCCAGTTGCGCGACCTGAACCCCGTAAGACCGGTCTGCCGCCCCATCATGCACCTCGTGCAGGAAAACCACGTCGCCGTCCCACTCCTTGACGGCCACCGTGGCGTTGCGCACACCGTCCAGCTTTCCGGCAAGGGCGGTCAATTCATGGTAATGGGTCGCGAAAAGCGCCCGGACCCGGTTCACGGATTGCAGATGTTCGAGCGTCGCCCAAGCGATCGACAGCCCGTCATAGGTGGCTGTTCCGCGCCCGATCTCGTCCAGGATCACCAGTGCGCGGTCATCCGACTGGTTCAGGATGGCGGCGGTTTCGACCATTTCGACCATGAAGGTCGATCGCCCGCGCGCAAGATCGTCCGACGCGCCGACCCGGCTGAAGATCTGGCTCACCAACCCGACATGAGCCGAGCGCGCCG
This sequence is a window from Thalassococcus arenae. Protein-coding genes within it:
- a CDS encoding ParA family protein yields the protein MSDPTRPPGPKIIAVANQKGGVGKTTTTINLGAALAELNLKVLVVDLDPQGNASTGLGVEPEDRQHTTYDLLTGERELAEVVKGSDIENLSIVPANVDLSSADIELISNAKRSFLLHDALRQTAMDRFGFDYVLIDCPPSLNLLTVNAMVAAHSVLIPLQSEFFALEGLSQLMLTLREIRLSANPDLRIEGVVLTMFDRRNNLSQQVEADARANLGEVVFDTVIPRNVRLSEAPSFALPVLQYDGQSKGAQAYRALAAELIRKNQKIAA
- a CDS encoding ParB/RepB/Spo0J family partition protein translates to MAQSKDTRRGLGRGLSALMADVDPSGRSDEQSDSARRPERTIPIEKIVPNPDQPRRAFTSEQLEELAESIRAKGVLQPLIVREKPGNPELYEIVAGERRWRAAQIAKLHSLPAILRDYDDTEVLEVAIIENIQRADLNAIEEAAGYRQLMMKFGHTQEKMAEALGKSRSHIANLLRLLNLPESVQAMVSDGRLSAGHARALVTAPDPEALAKQIVAKGLSVRDAEKLAKRSGEPATRDAKRKSGISFDKDADTKALEGDLTAALGMRVSVDHKPGGEAGRVTITYDTLEQLDALCMVLSSGR
- the hemW gene encoding radical SAM family heme chaperone HemW, which codes for MPLQSWWRAVLRDDWREGGFGLYVHWPFCEAKCPYCDFNSHVQNVPDQKPWADALVGELRRYAEQVPDRVLNSIFFGGGTPSLMSAETVDAVLSASRTVWRWANDIEITLEANPRSVEIARFSDYADAGVNRISLGVQSLVPRDLKRLGRLHDVEAAKEAYSVARKAFDRVSFDLIYARQDQTLDEWETELGEALSLAVDHLSLYQLTIEPGTAFWARAKAGGLPGLPDEDLSADFYDMTVDMCRAHGFSAYEVSNFARPGAESRHNLIYWRNGDYVGIGPGAHGRITVGEHRFATVAARMPNDWLARAATGRTEVERSLLSMKERSTEYIMMGLRLSEGVNVDRARRMHPEALTDEKLVFFEDQGLIERSGQCVRATQRGRLLLNRLVAELAPD
- the rdgB gene encoding RdgB/HAM1 family non-canonical purine NTP pyrophosphatase, whose translation is MTRRFDGDQLLVATHNQGKLEEIADLLAPFGISVRGAAELGLPEPEETGSRFVENARIKAHAAAKATGLPALADDSGIEIDALDGAPGVYTADWAETETGRDFDLAMTRAHDALLATGASQPWTARFCCTLVLAWPDGHDEVFPGVMEGRIVWPMRGTQGHGYDPVFQPDGYDLTFGEMDRWEKNRISHRADAFAKLVAGCFA
- the rph gene encoding ribonuclease PH → MRPSGRDLSEMRAVSIDTDVTKHAEGSCLIKIGDTHVLCTASLEERVPPFIKGSGLGWVTAEYGMLPRSTSSRMRREAAAGKQGGRTVEIQRLIGRSLRAGVDRVALGERQITVDCDVLQADGGTRCAAITGGWVALRLAVNKLMKAGDVLSDPLLSPVAAVSCGIYAGQPVLDLDYPEDSAAGVDGNFVMRGDGRLIEVQMSAEGAAFSREELDTLMGLADLGVQNLVAVQKAAVA
- the hrcA gene encoding heat-inducible transcriptional repressor HrcA; amino-acid sequence: MDANTLLSQLNDRSREVFRRVVEGYLDSGEPVGSRTLSRTLTEGISAATIRNVMQDLEYLGLLDSPHVSAGRIPTQLGLRLFVDGLLEVRDLDQEDRAALDATLGDQRRDVGDLLDQVGSALSGVTHGASLVLTPKHEAPLKHIEFVSLGHDRALVVIVFADGHVENRLFTPPPGQTPSSMREAANFLNAQVEGRTLSELRQVMVREIAQRRQELDTLAADLVESGLALWSSEDDSSARLIVRGRANLLEHEAVDEELDRIRSLFDDLERKRDIAEFLQLAEEGDGVRIFIGSENKLFSLSGSSLVVSPYMNADRKIVGAVGVIGPTRLNYGRIVPIVDYTAQLVGRLITDRSQR
- a CDS encoding nucleotide exchange factor GrpE, whose translation is MAERTEDDTFLDDVDQAEAEAMAHDQEIDPVEAELDALRAERDELKDRMLRALADAENARKRADKDRREAQAYGGSRLARDLLPVYDNLQRALNAARDEGDKVSTALVEGVELTLRELLNVFDKHGVTRIAPEVGERFDPQLHEAMFEAPVPGTRAGDIIQVSAEGFLLYDRLLRPAQVGVSSTPGK